In one window of Drosophila ananassae strain 14024-0371.13 chromosome XR, ASM1763931v2, whole genome shotgun sequence DNA:
- the LOC6502708 gene encoding WASH complex subunit 4 isoform X2, whose translation MRKDKISMSIFAEDILRNYGLFMQEHDVTLKELTKQTPAFSEPKNNSLISMKSVIELNYVLKNCVVSERFLEESQLVANKPLTTLANLCNQCRDLNETAKQLQLTFLLSDFRLKDQRQHLGYGIAGLEQTLFGISTSIDFFCQVNFTLNRINATVQNLWTQIGAVCVLVEINEIHIFTLFDYMIGLLESVVIFNEIVEHSDIASLWILYKKWLTTFTNNKDILDHCTSLELLGLSKALSDIESVIGGNHFRTLIAHLIKLKKQTCLKDVNQITQHSNAYIRRKLVAIDENQDSDYQNIEDPKLIIQITAFVTTLHEMGIQIETKSVKAVNDLVTKHQFLPICGTICWSPHKFFLHNSKTLFKSPAKPQIINSHGTKFQPSIIEKVKLNDLKTCRQLGNQIALWSFSLKRVIDCGVFGHLKMFSNLILSGHSYANEIFVLTNSLINRHIALKSPLVKADLLLLCRLLQYLMIIQDIFEKNQINFNRFLDSLIQWKKQKVLYLLQTTKKKIVDIKLVQQKANLLSTLKLTEKIFVGFPSIKRMTFLNLALAEFSDKDRLQLGNKNNYFSSILFRSNNMCRFKQDNRTKLDSSILIYNLWLRNTSIFKDYVELKRNSHSMQNIMEINQQLQKSLRIFNSCENNKHPPNYLIIEFLKVNFEFFLRVEALSHLFQNQDEPFQKNTLDYRHCINAIASECFGSYDIVRDNLENYLTETFYNLTTIAPHDWKSYEKMRYFANKVLLLSPINDHLPNQIIDQGIDVLQIMRNINTFASSFSYNMNLQLFVEIQSNGKHLDIISTRHVANSVQTHGTGIINTTIKSRLLKELRFHLAKKHDRKHESYPYERAENFLKKIKKLGVSINGETYMDLFRKVITQVGNAVGYVRLLQAGSKNANYRSRSYMSKFENILNSVDSRRMHKVTENSIGEYEKGVGHMKECYSDSTNYFKLLLLGFKPFLCNPNNHHLKTFYLITPAVITNYIDYRVKEKLKVHKKDQTNFSVFEDGFAIGLIYILCMLNQLGDFHELGWSQSTAKQLNAERSKVTGIVKRQKETSEQVDEKLLQTVAITERHVNAYEHEYNLLYATLSSAEIFFQ comes from the exons ATGAGAAAAGATAAAATATCAATGT CTATATTTGCCGAGGACATACTTAGGAACTATGGGTTGTTTATGCAGGAACACGATGTAACTTTAAAAGAGTTAACAAAGCAAACACCTGCATTCTCCGAACCCAAAAATAACTCACTGATTTCCATGAAATCCGTGATAGAGCTTAACTATGTTTTGAAAAATTGCGTTGTGTCAGAGAGGTTTTTGGAGGAATCACAGTTGGTCGCAAATAAACCGTTGACTACATTAGCCAATTTGTGCAACCAGTGCCGGGATTTAAATGAGACAGCGAAGCAGTTGCAGCTGACATTTTTACTCAGTGACTTCAGGCTGAAAGATCAGCGACAGCATTTAGGATACGGCATAGCTGGATTGGAGCAGACTCTGTTTGGTATAAGCACCTccattgattttttttgtcagGTAAACTTTACATTAAACCGTATAAATGCGACTGTTCAGAACCTGTGGACTCAAATTGGCGCCGTCTGCGTTCTGGTGGAGATCAAtgaaatacatatattt ACCCTTTTTGATTATATGATTGGACTACTTGAATCCGTAgtaatatttaatgaaatagTGGAGCATTCAGACATAGCGTCACTATggattttatacaaaaaatggTTAACTACGTTTACCAATAATAAAGATATATTGGACCACTGTACTTCTTTGGAACTTCTAGGCCTTAGTAAAGCTCTTAGTGACATTGAGTCTGTAATTGGTGGAAATCATTTTCGT ACTCTTATAGCTCATCTGATCAAACTGAAGAAACAAACATGCCTAAAAGATGTGAATCAGATTACTCAACATTCCAATGCCTACATTCGTAGGAAGCTGGTTGCTATTGATGAAAATCAGGATTCCGACTACCAAAACATTGAAGACCCTAAATTAATCATTCAAATCACCGCATTTGTCACAACGCTCCACGAGATGGGAATCCAAATAGAGACCAAGTCAGTCAAGGCTGTAAACGACCTCGTGACCAAGCACCAGTTTCTACCAATATGTGGGACGATTTGCTGGTCTCcccataaattttttttgcacaatTCCAAAACGTTGTTTAAATCGCCAGCCAAGCCTCAAATTATAAACAGCCACGGCACAAAATTCCAACCATCAATTATTGAAAAAGTAAAACTAAACGACTTAAAAACCTGTCGGCAATTAGGCAATCAGATTGCTCTTTGGTCATTCAGCCTTAAAAGAGTAATTGACTGTGGAGTTTTTGGGCACTTGAAGATGTTTTCAAATCTTATCCTAAGTGGTCATTCGTATGCCAAcgaaatatttgttttaacGAACTCATTGATTAACCGTCACATCGCGCTCAAGTCCCCATTAGTAAAGGCTGATCTCCTTCTTCTATGCCGTCTGCTCCAATATCTTATGATAATACAGGACATCTTTGAGAAGAACCAAATAAATTTCAATCGTTTCTTAGATTCACTGATTCAATGGAAAAAGCAGAAGGTTCTGTACCTTCTACAGACTACAAAGAAAAAGATTGTTGACATAAAGTTAGTTCAGCAAAAAGCAAACCTTCTCTCAACATTAAAGTTGACTGAAAAGATATTTGTAGGCTTTCCAAGTATAAAGCGGATGACTTTTCTTAATTTGGCTCTGGCCGAGTTCTCTGACAAGGACCGATTGCAActtggaaataaaaataattatttcagttCCATTTTGTTTCGATCAAACAATATGTGCCGTTTTAAGCAAGATAACAGAACGAAATTGGACTCATCAATTCTGATTTATAACTTATGGCTTCGTAACACGTCCATTTTCAAAGATTATGTTGAGTTGAAACGGAATTCTCACTCCATGCAG AATATAATGGAGATAAAtcaacaactgcaaaagagccTTCGAATTTTTAACAGCTGTGAGAATAACAAACATCCGCCCAACTACCTGATAATCGAGTTTCTCAAAGtaaattttgagttttttctTCGGGTGGAAGCTCTCTcgcatttatttcaaaatcaaGATGAGCCTTTCCAAAAAAATACCTTAGATTATCGTCACTGCATAAATGCAATCGCTTCTGAATGTTTCGGGAGTTACGACATAGTTCGAG ATAACCTTGAGAACTATTTAACTGAGACCTTTTACAATCTGACGACAATTGCACCTCACGACTGGAAATCATACGAAAAGATGCGTTACTTTGCAAACAAGGTGTTACTTCTAAGTCCCATTAATGATCATCTTCCCAACCAGATCATAGACCAA ggTATAGATGTGCTGCAAATTATGCGAAATATAAACACATTTGCCTCCTCGTTTTCTTATAACATGAATCTACAGCTTTTTGTAGAAATACAAAGCAATGGAAAGCACCTGGACATCATAAGCACTCGGCATGTTGCGAACTCGGTTCAGACACACGGCACTGGTATCATCAACACCACT ATCAAATCGCGGTTGTTAAAAGAACTACGTTTTCACCTTGCAAAGAAGCATGATAGAAAACACGAATCCTATCCATATGAAAGGGCTGAGAACTTTcttaaaaagattaaaaaactTGGTGTTTCCATCAACGGAGAAACTTACATGGACCTATTTCGAAAAGTTATTACACAAGTCG GCAATGCTGTGGGATACGTGCGCCTGCTGCAGGCCGGAAGCAAAAATGCTAATTACAGAAGCCGATCTTATATgtcaaaatttgaaaatattttgaattccGTGGACTCTCGACGAATGCACAAGGTGACTGAAAATTCAATCGGCGAATATGAGAAAGGCGTGGGTCATATGAAGGAGTGCTACTCTGACAGCACAAACTATTTCAAG ctgctgctgttgggaTTTAAGCCGTTCCTGTGCAACCCGAACAATCATCACTTAAAAACCTTTTACCTCATAACACCGGCAGTGATAACGAACTATATAGACTACAGGGTCAAAGAGAAATTAAAGGTGCATAAAAAGGACCAAACTAATTTCTCCGTGTTTGAAGATGGATTTGCAATCGGTTTGATCTATATATTATGCATGCTAAACCAGCTTGGCGATTTTCATGAGCTAGGTTGGAGCCAAAGCACTGCTAAGCAACTAAATGCGGAGCGCTCCAAAGTGACCGGTATAGTGAAAAGGCAAAAAGAAACATCAGAGCAAGTCGACGAAAAGCTGCTCCAAACCGTGGCGATAACTGAGCGGCACGTTAATGCTTATGAGCATGAGTACAACCTCCTTTACGCCACCCTCAGTAGTGCTGAAATATTCttccaataa
- the LOC6502708 gene encoding WASH complex subunit 4 isoform X6 translates to MGIQIETKSVKAVNDLVTKHQFLPICGTICWSPHKFFLHNSKTLFKSPAKPQIINSHGTKFQPSIIEKVKLNDLKTCRQLGNQIALWSFSLKRVIDCGVFGHLKMFSNLILSGHSYANEIFVLTNSLINRHIALKSPLVKADLLLLCRLLQYLMIIQDIFEKNQINFNRFLDSLIQWKKQKVLYLLQTTKKKIVDIKLVQQKANLLSTLKLTEKIFVGFPSIKRMTFLNLALAEFSDKDRLQLGNKNNYFSSILFRSNNMCRFKQDNRTKLDSSILIYNLWLRNTSIFKDYVELKRNSHSMQNIMEINQQLQKSLRIFNSCENNKHPPNYLIIEFLKVNFEFFLRVEALSHLFQNQDEPFQKNTLDYRHCINAIASECFGSYDIVRDNLENYLTETFYNLTTIAPHDWKSYEKMRYFANKVLLLSPINDHLPNQIIDQGIDVLQIMRNINTFASSFSYNMNLQLFVEIQSNGKHLDIISTRHVANSVQTHGTGIINTTVNFIYQFLRQKFYTFSTFLHDEQIKSRLLKELRFHLAKKHDRKHESYPYERAENFLKKIKKLGVSINGETYMDLFRKVITQVGNAVGYVRLLQAGSKNANYRSRSYMSKFENILNSVDSRRMHKVTENSIGEYEKGVGHMKECYSDSTNYFKLLLLGFKPFLCNPNNHHLKTFYLITPAVITNYIDYRVKEKLKVHKKDQTNFSVFEDGFAIGLIYILCMLNQLGDFHELGWSQSTAKQLNAERSKVTGIVKRQKETSEQVDEKLLQTVAITERHVNAYEHEYNLLYATLSSAEIFFQ, encoded by the exons ATGGGAATCCAAATAGAGACCAAGTCAGTCAAGGCTGTAAACGACCTCGTGACCAAGCACCAGTTTCTACCAATATGTGGGACGATTTGCTGGTCTCcccataaattttttttgcacaatTCCAAAACGTTGTTTAAATCGCCAGCCAAGCCTCAAATTATAAACAGCCACGGCACAAAATTCCAACCATCAATTATTGAAAAAGTAAAACTAAACGACTTAAAAACCTGTCGGCAATTAGGCAATCAGATTGCTCTTTGGTCATTCAGCCTTAAAAGAGTAATTGACTGTGGAGTTTTTGGGCACTTGAAGATGTTTTCAAATCTTATCCTAAGTGGTCATTCGTATGCCAAcgaaatatttgttttaacGAACTCATTGATTAACCGTCACATCGCGCTCAAGTCCCCATTAGTAAAGGCTGATCTCCTTCTTCTATGCCGTCTGCTCCAATATCTTATGATAATACAGGACATCTTTGAGAAGAACCAAATAAATTTCAATCGTTTCTTAGATTCACTGATTCAATGGAAAAAGCAGAAGGTTCTGTACCTTCTACAGACTACAAAGAAAAAGATTGTTGACATAAAGTTAGTTCAGCAAAAAGCAAACCTTCTCTCAACATTAAAGTTGACTGAAAAGATATTTGTAGGCTTTCCAAGTATAAAGCGGATGACTTTTCTTAATTTGGCTCTGGCCGAGTTCTCTGACAAGGACCGATTGCAActtggaaataaaaataattatttcagttCCATTTTGTTTCGATCAAACAATATGTGCCGTTTTAAGCAAGATAACAGAACGAAATTGGACTCATCAATTCTGATTTATAACTTATGGCTTCGTAACACGTCCATTTTCAAAGATTATGTTGAGTTGAAACGGAATTCTCACTCCATGCAG AATATAATGGAGATAAAtcaacaactgcaaaagagccTTCGAATTTTTAACAGCTGTGAGAATAACAAACATCCGCCCAACTACCTGATAATCGAGTTTCTCAAAGtaaattttgagttttttctTCGGGTGGAAGCTCTCTcgcatttatttcaaaatcaaGATGAGCCTTTCCAAAAAAATACCTTAGATTATCGTCACTGCATAAATGCAATCGCTTCTGAATGTTTCGGGAGTTACGACATAGTTCGAG ATAACCTTGAGAACTATTTAACTGAGACCTTTTACAATCTGACGACAATTGCACCTCACGACTGGAAATCATACGAAAAGATGCGTTACTTTGCAAACAAGGTGTTACTTCTAAGTCCCATTAATGATCATCTTCCCAACCAGATCATAGACCAA ggTATAGATGTGCTGCAAATTATGCGAAATATAAACACATTTGCCTCCTCGTTTTCTTATAACATGAATCTACAGCTTTTTGTAGAAATACAAAGCAATGGAAAGCACCTGGACATCATAAGCACTCGGCATGTTGCGAACTCGGTTCAGACACACGGCACTGGTATCATCAACACCACTGTAAATTTTATATACCAGTTCCTGCGACAAAAGTTCTACACCTTTTCCACTTTCTTGCATGATGAGCAGATCAAATCGCGGTTGTTAAAAGAACTACGTTTTCACCTTGCAAAGAAGCATGATAGAAAACACGAATCCTATCCATATGAAAGGGCTGAGAACTTTcttaaaaagattaaaaaactTGGTGTTTCCATCAACGGAGAAACTTACATGGACCTATTTCGAAAAGTTATTACACAAGTCG GCAATGCTGTGGGATACGTGCGCCTGCTGCAGGCCGGAAGCAAAAATGCTAATTACAGAAGCCGATCTTATATgtcaaaatttgaaaatattttgaattccGTGGACTCTCGACGAATGCACAAGGTGACTGAAAATTCAATCGGCGAATATGAGAAAGGCGTGGGTCATATGAAGGAGTGCTACTCTGACAGCACAAACTATTTCAAG ctgctgctgttgggaTTTAAGCCGTTCCTGTGCAACCCGAACAATCATCACTTAAAAACCTTTTACCTCATAACACCGGCAGTGATAACGAACTATATAGACTACAGGGTCAAAGAGAAATTAAAGGTGCATAAAAAGGACCAAACTAATTTCTCCGTGTTTGAAGATGGATTTGCAATCGGTTTGATCTATATATTATGCATGCTAAACCAGCTTGGCGATTTTCATGAGCTAGGTTGGAGCCAAAGCACTGCTAAGCAACTAAATGCGGAGCGCTCCAAAGTGACCGGTATAGTGAAAAGGCAAAAAGAAACATCAGAGCAAGTCGACGAAAAGCTGCTCCAAACCGTGGCGATAACTGAGCGGCACGTTAATGCTTATGAGCATGAGTACAACCTCCTTTACGCCACCCTCAGTAGTGCTGAAATATTCttccaataa
- the LOC6502708 gene encoding WASH complex subunit 4 isoform X7: MRYFANKVLLLSPINDHLPNQIIDQGIDVLQIMRNINTFASSFSYNMNLQLFVEIQSNGKHLDIISTRHVANSVQTHGTGIINTTVNFIYQFLRQKFYTFSTFLHDEQIKSRLLKELRFHLAKKHDRKHESYPYERAENFLKKIKKLGVSINGETYMDLFRKVITQVGNAVGYVRLLQAGSKNANYRSRSYMSKFENILNSVDSRRMHKVTENSIGEYEKGVGHMKECYSDSTNYFKLLLLGFKPFLCNPNNHHLKTFYLITPAVITNYIDYRVKEKLKVHKKDQTNFSVFEDGFAIGLIYILCMLNQLGDFHELGWSQSTAKQLNAERSKVTGIVKRQKETSEQVDEKLLQTVAITERHVNAYEHEYNLLYATLSSAEIFFQ; encoded by the exons ATGCGTTACTTTGCAAACAAGGTGTTACTTCTAAGTCCCATTAATGATCATCTTCCCAACCAGATCATAGACCAA ggTATAGATGTGCTGCAAATTATGCGAAATATAAACACATTTGCCTCCTCGTTTTCTTATAACATGAATCTACAGCTTTTTGTAGAAATACAAAGCAATGGAAAGCACCTGGACATCATAAGCACTCGGCATGTTGCGAACTCGGTTCAGACACACGGCACTGGTATCATCAACACCACTGTAAATTTTATATACCAGTTCCTGCGACAAAAGTTCTACACCTTTTCCACTTTCTTGCATGATGAGCAGATCAAATCGCGGTTGTTAAAAGAACTACGTTTTCACCTTGCAAAGAAGCATGATAGAAAACACGAATCCTATCCATATGAAAGGGCTGAGAACTTTcttaaaaagattaaaaaactTGGTGTTTCCATCAACGGAGAAACTTACATGGACCTATTTCGAAAAGTTATTACACAAGTCG GCAATGCTGTGGGATACGTGCGCCTGCTGCAGGCCGGAAGCAAAAATGCTAATTACAGAAGCCGATCTTATATgtcaaaatttgaaaatattttgaattccGTGGACTCTCGACGAATGCACAAGGTGACTGAAAATTCAATCGGCGAATATGAGAAAGGCGTGGGTCATATGAAGGAGTGCTACTCTGACAGCACAAACTATTTCAAG ctgctgctgttgggaTTTAAGCCGTTCCTGTGCAACCCGAACAATCATCACTTAAAAACCTTTTACCTCATAACACCGGCAGTGATAACGAACTATATAGACTACAGGGTCAAAGAGAAATTAAAGGTGCATAAAAAGGACCAAACTAATTTCTCCGTGTTTGAAGATGGATTTGCAATCGGTTTGATCTATATATTATGCATGCTAAACCAGCTTGGCGATTTTCATGAGCTAGGTTGGAGCCAAAGCACTGCTAAGCAACTAAATGCGGAGCGCTCCAAAGTGACCGGTATAGTGAAAAGGCAAAAAGAAACATCAGAGCAAGTCGACGAAAAGCTGCTCCAAACCGTGGCGATAACTGAGCGGCACGTTAATGCTTATGAGCATGAGTACAACCTCCTTTACGCCACCCTCAGTAGTGCTGAAATATTCttccaataa
- the LOC6502708 gene encoding WASH complex subunit 4 isoform X1 produces the protein MRKDKISMSIFAEDILRNYGLFMQEHDVTLKELTKQTPAFSEPKNNSLISMKSVIELNYVLKNCVVSERFLEESQLVANKPLTTLANLCNQCRDLNETAKQLQLTFLLSDFRLKDQRQHLGYGIAGLEQTLFGISTSIDFFCQVNFTLNRINATVQNLWTQIGAVCVLVEINEIHIFTLFDYMIGLLESVVIFNEIVEHSDIASLWILYKKWLTTFTNNKDILDHCTSLELLGLSKALSDIESVIGGNHFRTLIAHLIKLKKQTCLKDVNQITQHSNAYIRRKLVAIDENQDSDYQNIEDPKLIIQITAFVTTLHEMGIQIETKSVKAVNDLVTKHQFLPICGTICWSPHKFFLHNSKTLFKSPAKPQIINSHGTKFQPSIIEKVKLNDLKTCRQLGNQIALWSFSLKRVIDCGVFGHLKMFSNLILSGHSYANEIFVLTNSLINRHIALKSPLVKADLLLLCRLLQYLMIIQDIFEKNQINFNRFLDSLIQWKKQKVLYLLQTTKKKIVDIKLVQQKANLLSTLKLTEKIFVGFPSIKRMTFLNLALAEFSDKDRLQLGNKNNYFSSILFRSNNMCRFKQDNRTKLDSSILIYNLWLRNTSIFKDYVELKRNSHSMQNIMEINQQLQKSLRIFNSCENNKHPPNYLIIEFLKVNFEFFLRVEALSHLFQNQDEPFQKNTLDYRHCINAIASECFGSYDIVRDNLENYLTETFYNLTTIAPHDWKSYEKMRYFANKGIDVLQIMRNINTFASSFSYNMNLQLFVEIQSNGKHLDIISTRHVANSVQTHGTGIINTTVNFIYQFLRQKFYTFSTFLHDEQIKSRLLKELRFHLAKKHDRKHESYPYERAENFLKKIKKLGVSINGETYMDLFRKVITQVGNAVGYVRLLQAGSKNANYRSRSYMSKFENILNSVDSRRMHKVTENSIGEYEKGVGHMKECYSDSTNYFKLLLLGFKPFLCNPNNHHLKTFYLITPAVITNYIDYRVKEKLKVHKKDQTNFSVFEDGFAIGLIYILCMLNQLGDFHELGWSQSTAKQLNAERSKVTGIVKRQKETSEQVDEKLLQTVAITERHVNAYEHEYNLLYATLSSAEIFFQ, from the exons ATGAGAAAAGATAAAATATCAATGT CTATATTTGCCGAGGACATACTTAGGAACTATGGGTTGTTTATGCAGGAACACGATGTAACTTTAAAAGAGTTAACAAAGCAAACACCTGCATTCTCCGAACCCAAAAATAACTCACTGATTTCCATGAAATCCGTGATAGAGCTTAACTATGTTTTGAAAAATTGCGTTGTGTCAGAGAGGTTTTTGGAGGAATCACAGTTGGTCGCAAATAAACCGTTGACTACATTAGCCAATTTGTGCAACCAGTGCCGGGATTTAAATGAGACAGCGAAGCAGTTGCAGCTGACATTTTTACTCAGTGACTTCAGGCTGAAAGATCAGCGACAGCATTTAGGATACGGCATAGCTGGATTGGAGCAGACTCTGTTTGGTATAAGCACCTccattgattttttttgtcagGTAAACTTTACATTAAACCGTATAAATGCGACTGTTCAGAACCTGTGGACTCAAATTGGCGCCGTCTGCGTTCTGGTGGAGATCAAtgaaatacatatattt ACCCTTTTTGATTATATGATTGGACTACTTGAATCCGTAgtaatatttaatgaaatagTGGAGCATTCAGACATAGCGTCACTATggattttatacaaaaaatggTTAACTACGTTTACCAATAATAAAGATATATTGGACCACTGTACTTCTTTGGAACTTCTAGGCCTTAGTAAAGCTCTTAGTGACATTGAGTCTGTAATTGGTGGAAATCATTTTCGT ACTCTTATAGCTCATCTGATCAAACTGAAGAAACAAACATGCCTAAAAGATGTGAATCAGATTACTCAACATTCCAATGCCTACATTCGTAGGAAGCTGGTTGCTATTGATGAAAATCAGGATTCCGACTACCAAAACATTGAAGACCCTAAATTAATCATTCAAATCACCGCATTTGTCACAACGCTCCACGAGATGGGAATCCAAATAGAGACCAAGTCAGTCAAGGCTGTAAACGACCTCGTGACCAAGCACCAGTTTCTACCAATATGTGGGACGATTTGCTGGTCTCcccataaattttttttgcacaatTCCAAAACGTTGTTTAAATCGCCAGCCAAGCCTCAAATTATAAACAGCCACGGCACAAAATTCCAACCATCAATTATTGAAAAAGTAAAACTAAACGACTTAAAAACCTGTCGGCAATTAGGCAATCAGATTGCTCTTTGGTCATTCAGCCTTAAAAGAGTAATTGACTGTGGAGTTTTTGGGCACTTGAAGATGTTTTCAAATCTTATCCTAAGTGGTCATTCGTATGCCAAcgaaatatttgttttaacGAACTCATTGATTAACCGTCACATCGCGCTCAAGTCCCCATTAGTAAAGGCTGATCTCCTTCTTCTATGCCGTCTGCTCCAATATCTTATGATAATACAGGACATCTTTGAGAAGAACCAAATAAATTTCAATCGTTTCTTAGATTCACTGATTCAATGGAAAAAGCAGAAGGTTCTGTACCTTCTACAGACTACAAAGAAAAAGATTGTTGACATAAAGTTAGTTCAGCAAAAAGCAAACCTTCTCTCAACATTAAAGTTGACTGAAAAGATATTTGTAGGCTTTCCAAGTATAAAGCGGATGACTTTTCTTAATTTGGCTCTGGCCGAGTTCTCTGACAAGGACCGATTGCAActtggaaataaaaataattatttcagttCCATTTTGTTTCGATCAAACAATATGTGCCGTTTTAAGCAAGATAACAGAACGAAATTGGACTCATCAATTCTGATTTATAACTTATGGCTTCGTAACACGTCCATTTTCAAAGATTATGTTGAGTTGAAACGGAATTCTCACTCCATGCAG AATATAATGGAGATAAAtcaacaactgcaaaagagccTTCGAATTTTTAACAGCTGTGAGAATAACAAACATCCGCCCAACTACCTGATAATCGAGTTTCTCAAAGtaaattttgagttttttctTCGGGTGGAAGCTCTCTcgcatttatttcaaaatcaaGATGAGCCTTTCCAAAAAAATACCTTAGATTATCGTCACTGCATAAATGCAATCGCTTCTGAATGTTTCGGGAGTTACGACATAGTTCGAG ATAACCTTGAGAACTATTTAACTGAGACCTTTTACAATCTGACGACAATTGCACCTCACGACTGGAAATCATACGAAAAGATGCGTTACTTTGCAAACAAG ggTATAGATGTGCTGCAAATTATGCGAAATATAAACACATTTGCCTCCTCGTTTTCTTATAACATGAATCTACAGCTTTTTGTAGAAATACAAAGCAATGGAAAGCACCTGGACATCATAAGCACTCGGCATGTTGCGAACTCGGTTCAGACACACGGCACTGGTATCATCAACACCACTGTAAATTTTATATACCAGTTCCTGCGACAAAAGTTCTACACCTTTTCCACTTTCTTGCATGATGAGCAGATCAAATCGCGGTTGTTAAAAGAACTACGTTTTCACCTTGCAAAGAAGCATGATAGAAAACACGAATCCTATCCATATGAAAGGGCTGAGAACTTTcttaaaaagattaaaaaactTGGTGTTTCCATCAACGGAGAAACTTACATGGACCTATTTCGAAAAGTTATTACACAAGTCG GCAATGCTGTGGGATACGTGCGCCTGCTGCAGGCCGGAAGCAAAAATGCTAATTACAGAAGCCGATCTTATATgtcaaaatttgaaaatattttgaattccGTGGACTCTCGACGAATGCACAAGGTGACTGAAAATTCAATCGGCGAATATGAGAAAGGCGTGGGTCATATGAAGGAGTGCTACTCTGACAGCACAAACTATTTCAAG ctgctgctgttgggaTTTAAGCCGTTCCTGTGCAACCCGAACAATCATCACTTAAAAACCTTTTACCTCATAACACCGGCAGTGATAACGAACTATATAGACTACAGGGTCAAAGAGAAATTAAAGGTGCATAAAAAGGACCAAACTAATTTCTCCGTGTTTGAAGATGGATTTGCAATCGGTTTGATCTATATATTATGCATGCTAAACCAGCTTGGCGATTTTCATGAGCTAGGTTGGAGCCAAAGCACTGCTAAGCAACTAAATGCGGAGCGCTCCAAAGTGACCGGTATAGTGAAAAGGCAAAAAGAAACATCAGAGCAAGTCGACGAAAAGCTGCTCCAAACCGTGGCGATAACTGAGCGGCACGTTAATGCTTATGAGCATGAGTACAACCTCCTTTACGCCACCCTCAGTAGTGCTGAAATATTCttccaataa